The Argopecten irradians isolate NY chromosome 6, Ai_NY, whole genome shotgun sequence genome has a window encoding:
- the LOC138325542 gene encoding receptor-type tyrosine-protein phosphatase epsilon-like translates to MIMDYDCDTVAIIENDNLEWLPEKDSEKSHGGFVIQHEADSLSLSNTDVTDFIISNKEHKYESRVRVFHMSAWDKEASIPQNSQGLLQLLEIVDSRRKSNQSKRTVVMCRDGYSQSGLFCCISNARDQLKTDEEVDIFQIARQLLFRRPEFITCYDQYQCCYNTIRDYLDTTDVYMN, encoded by the exons ATGATAATGGACTACGACTGTGATACGGTTGCTATCATCGAAAACGACAACCTG GAATGGTTGCCAGAAAAGGACAGTGAAAAATCTCACGGAGGTTTTGTAATCCAACACGAAGCAGACTCATTGAGTCTTTCCAATACAGACGTTACCGATTTTATCATCTCAAACAAA GAACACAAATATGAGTCCAGAGTTAGGGTGTTTCACATGTCTGCATGGGATAAAGAAGCATCAATTCCACAAAACTCCCAAGGTCTCCTGCAACTGCTAGAAATTGTGGACAGCCGCCGAAAGTCAAATCAGTCCAAACGAACAGTAGTCATGTGCAG AGACGGGTACTCCCAAAGTGGACTTTTCTGTTGTATAAGCAACGCGCGGGATCAGCTTAAAACTGATGAAGAAGTCGACATATTCCAGATTGCTCGACAACTACTTTTCAGACGACCAGAGTTCATCACATGCTAT GACCAATACCAGTGCTGTTACAACACAATTAGGGATTATCTTGATACCACCGATGTGTATATGAACTGA
- the LOC138325541 gene encoding fucolectin-3-like, with amino-acid sequence MSSRNGLRYWKIFLVMLFFVQTTRSEINVATMGFASQSSDQLTDNWKAGKAIDKCTNQDINNDCCTHTKAGHYKQAWWRVDLKQAMTIQRITIYYRANSEYRFWWILTLRVKLYQSPTQGILCYKDNSSLSSDVSLNPTHECPSVARYVTVYNKRETPPLRAWYGNYSVLELCEVQVFGCQKGRYGSGNCDNLCPPNLLRRKL; translated from the exons ATGTCGTCCAGAAACGGTTTACGGTACTGGAAGATATTCCTAGTCATGTTGTTCTTCGTACAAACAACAAGGTCGGAAA TCAATGTAGCTACAATGGGTTTTGCGAGCCAATCGTCCGATCAGTTAACAGATAATTGGAAAGCGGGAAAAGCTATAGACAAGTGTACCAATCAAGACATAAACAATGACTGTTGTACTCATACCAAGGCTGGTCATTATAAACAAGCCTGGTGGCGAGTGGATCTAAAACAGGCGATGACGATACAGAGAATCACAATATACTACAGAG CCAATTCTGAGTATCGATTTTGGTGGATACTCACTCTACGTGTCAAACTCTACCAAAGCCCCACACAAGGAATTCTCTGTTATAAGGATAACAGCAGTTTATCGAGTGACGTCAGCTTAAACCCGACACATGAGTGTCCTAGTGTAGCTCGGTATGTCACTGTCTACAACAAAAGAGAAACACCTCCATTACGTGCCTGGTATGGTAATTACTCTGTTCTGGAACTGTGTGAGGTCCAGGTTTTCG GATGTCAAAAAGGAAGATATGGGTCTGGAAATTGTGACAATCTATGCCCACCGAACTTACTTCGGAGGAAATTGTAA